In the Piscinibacter sp. XHJ-5 genome, one interval contains:
- a CDS encoding DMT family transporter has protein sequence MTERKTRLDSLAVTLLVGCCFLWGLNQVAAKAALPEVPALQQAAIRSAGGALLVWLWAMARGIRLFERDGTLRGGLLAGALFAAEFGCIFIGLQFTTASRMVVFIYLSPFVVALGMPFIAHSERLSASQLVGLVAAFAGVAWAFAEGFTRPAAGERQWVGDALGVAAGVLWGATTLAIRASRLTAASAEKTLLYQLAVSAVMLAFAAAITGAPLPRELSVLAWSSLGFQVVVVTFASYLLWFWLMRRYPATRLASFTLLTPVFGLLMGALLLGEPITTRLIVALVTVAAGIVLVNRR, from the coding sequence ATGACTGAACGCAAGACCCGTCTCGACTCGCTCGCCGTCACGCTGCTCGTCGGCTGCTGCTTCCTGTGGGGCTTGAACCAGGTTGCGGCCAAGGCGGCGCTGCCCGAGGTGCCGGCGCTGCAACAGGCGGCCATCCGCTCGGCGGGCGGTGCATTGCTCGTGTGGTTGTGGGCGATGGCGCGTGGCATCCGACTGTTCGAGCGCGACGGAACCCTGCGCGGCGGACTGCTCGCCGGCGCGCTGTTTGCCGCCGAGTTCGGCTGCATCTTCATCGGCCTGCAGTTCACGACCGCTTCCCGCATGGTCGTGTTCATCTATCTGTCGCCGTTCGTGGTCGCGCTGGGCATGCCCTTCATCGCCCATTCGGAACGGCTGTCGGCATCGCAGCTTGTTGGCCTCGTCGCGGCCTTTGCGGGCGTCGCCTGGGCGTTCGCCGAGGGCTTCACGCGGCCCGCCGCGGGCGAGCGCCAGTGGGTCGGTGATGCCCTGGGCGTCGCCGCGGGAGTGCTCTGGGGCGCGACGACGCTGGCGATCCGGGCCAGCCGGCTCACCGCCGCGTCGGCGGAGAAGACGCTGCTCTATCAGCTGGCGGTGTCGGCGGTGATGCTGGCGTTCGCGGCGGCCATCACCGGCGCGCCGCTGCCGCGCGAGCTGTCGGTGTTGGCGTGGTCGTCGCTGGGGTTTCAGGTCGTCGTCGTGACCTTCGCCAGCTACCTGCTGTGGTTCTGGCTGATGCGCCGCTACCCGGCGACGCGGCTCGCGTCCTTCACGCTGCTGACGCCGGTGTTCGGCCTGCTGATGGGCGCCCTGCTGCTCGGCGAGCCGATCACCACTCGGCTGATCGTGGCGCTGGTGACGGTGGCTGCGGGGATCGTGCTCGTGAACCGGCGCTAG
- a CDS encoding rhomboid family intramembrane serine protease, with protein MAEPSRVWAGLAALLCSGALIGWSVPREVIDWQPALAWLQPWRALSAVFVHYSLLHLGANLAGGVLVGALGHAARMPLRGALAWAAAWPLAQLGLVLQPQLLHYGGLSGVLHAGVAVVAVHLLTLRGRRLLGSVMLGVLLAKVLSETPWTGALRHPPGWDIAIAPLAHASGLASGVLCAVIAEGFARCPYHRRP; from the coding sequence TTGGCTGAACCATCGCGGGTCTGGGCCGGCCTGGCCGCGCTGCTGTGCAGCGGTGCACTGATCGGCTGGTCCGTTCCGCGCGAGGTCATCGATTGGCAGCCGGCCCTCGCGTGGCTTCAGCCGTGGCGAGCGCTGAGTGCCGTCTTCGTGCACTACAGCCTGCTGCATCTGGGCGCCAATCTGGCCGGCGGGGTGCTGGTCGGTGCGCTGGGTCACGCGGCGCGCATGCCGCTGCGCGGTGCGCTTGCGTGGGCAGCGGCCTGGCCGCTCGCACAGCTCGGGCTCGTGCTGCAGCCGCAGCTGCTTCACTATGGCGGACTGTCGGGCGTGCTGCACGCCGGCGTCGCCGTGGTGGCGGTGCATCTGCTGACCCTGCGAGGGCGGCGCTTGCTCGGGTCGGTGATGCTTGGGGTGCTGCTGGCCAAGGTGCTGAGCGAGACGCCATGGACCGGCGCGCTGCGCCATCCGCCCGGGTGGGACATCGCGATTGCGCCGTTGGCGCATGCAAGCGGGCTCGCCAGCGGCGTGCTGTGTGCGGTGATCGCGGAGGGCTTTGCGCGATGTCCCTACCATCGCCGGCCATGA
- the glnE gene encoding bifunctional [glutamate--ammonia ligase]-adenylyl-L-tyrosine phosphorylase/[glutamate--ammonia-ligase] adenylyltransferase: MGSLPDIPLADPSELQPPPPHARADHSRFVQRIRRRYAQELPLLPAGLPRRDDVVALVDRLQSAGRPLASALRVARQLVLERLAVLDIEQGAAMEDITLAMTELAEATLDLALAQARSELDARFGEPLTEGGQHIDFWVVGMGKLGARELNVSSDIDLVYVYEEDGETSGPQRMSAHEYFSHLARGLYTLIGETTEDGFVFRVDLALRPNGNSGPPVVSLAMLEEYLQVQGREWERFAWLKSRVVAPLASVRNGRALALRSTVTAFVYRRYLDYGVFEGLRQLHRKVRDEAQRRAAGRPERANDVKLSRGGIREIEFIVQLLLVVRGGQFPEIRTRSTLKALDKLAAGGLMKPDSARRLAEAYTFLRRVEHRIQFLDDQQTHLLPTTDGDLEWIARSMGFVCNADACELLDTLCTTREVVATEFDALLHDGQAPAPGKNGGCRQCGQIPQPVDSEEFIERLPAALRDRVRQWAAQPRIQGLRDESKLRLAKLVTRAAHAVEEARCTMDAAIRFVDWLAPLLRRESYLALLVERPEVENRLLRLLGLARWPMRYLMLHPGVIDELADERLLHGRFDRGEYIFDLDARHQAWERSGQADEESLLDTLRRAHHAEVFRTLVRDVEGHITVEQVADDLSALADATLECALRWSWMHFKQRHREEPRFSVIAYGKLGGKELGYGSDLDVVFLYDDEDERAPEVYGAFVRKLINWLTLRTAAGELFDIDTALRPNGNSGLLVASMQSYERYQTGRGSNTAWTWEHQALTRARFCAGWTDIAPRFEAVRRTVLSAPRDAQSLREEVQAMREKVRAAHPVKDGLFDVKHSAGGMMDVEFAVQYLVLAHSAIHGELLDNVGNIALLQRAEAGGLLPQGMGVAAANAYRELRRAQHRARLDEQPTQVAPQTLAAHRDAVLALWRTVFG, from the coding sequence ATGGGTTCCCTGCCTGACATCCCGCTGGCCGATCCGTCGGAGCTGCAGCCCCCGCCACCCCACGCGCGCGCCGATCACAGCCGATTCGTGCAACGAATCCGCCGCCGCTATGCGCAGGAGCTTCCGCTGCTGCCGGCAGGCCTGCCGCGCCGCGACGATGTCGTCGCGCTGGTCGATCGCCTGCAGTCGGCAGGACGGCCTTTGGCCAGCGCCCTGCGAGTAGCGCGTCAGCTGGTGCTCGAGCGCCTCGCCGTCCTCGACATCGAGCAGGGGGCGGCGATGGAGGACATCACGCTCGCGATGACCGAGCTGGCGGAGGCCACGCTGGATCTCGCGCTTGCACAGGCGCGCAGCGAGCTCGATGCGCGCTTCGGCGAACCGCTCACCGAAGGCGGTCAGCACATCGACTTCTGGGTCGTCGGCATGGGCAAGCTCGGCGCGCGCGAGCTCAACGTCTCGTCCGACATCGACCTGGTCTACGTCTACGAAGAGGACGGCGAGACCTCCGGGCCGCAGCGCATGTCTGCGCACGAGTACTTCTCGCACCTTGCCCGCGGGCTGTACACGCTGATCGGCGAGACCACCGAAGACGGCTTCGTGTTCCGTGTCGACCTGGCACTGCGTCCCAACGGCAACTCGGGCCCGCCGGTGGTCAGCCTCGCGATGCTCGAGGAGTACCTGCAGGTGCAGGGCCGCGAGTGGGAGCGCTTCGCGTGGCTCAAGAGCCGCGTCGTCGCGCCGCTGGCCAGCGTGCGCAACGGCCGGGCGCTTGCGTTGCGCTCCACGGTCACGGCCTTCGTCTACCGGCGCTATCTCGACTACGGCGTTTTCGAAGGACTTCGCCAGCTGCATCGCAAGGTGCGCGATGAGGCGCAGCGCCGCGCCGCGGGCCGGCCCGAGCGCGCCAACGACGTGAAGCTGTCGCGTGGCGGCATCCGCGAGATCGAGTTCATCGTGCAGCTGCTGCTCGTGGTGCGCGGCGGGCAGTTCCCCGAGATTCGCACACGCTCCACCTTGAAGGCGCTCGACAAGCTGGCCGCCGGCGGACTGATGAAACCCGACAGCGCGCGCCGCCTGGCCGAGGCCTACACCTTCCTGCGCCGCGTCGAGCATCGCATCCAGTTCCTCGACGACCAGCAGACCCACCTGCTGCCGACGACCGACGGCGACCTCGAGTGGATTGCGCGCAGCATGGGCTTCGTCTGCAATGCCGATGCGTGTGAGCTGCTCGACACCCTGTGCACGACTCGCGAGGTGGTCGCCACCGAATTCGATGCGCTGTTGCACGACGGCCAGGCGCCGGCGCCCGGCAAGAACGGCGGATGCCGCCAATGCGGGCAGATCCCGCAGCCGGTGGACAGCGAGGAGTTCATCGAGCGCCTGCCGGCCGCACTGCGCGATCGCGTGCGGCAATGGGCCGCCCAGCCGCGCATCCAGGGGCTGCGCGACGAGAGCAAGCTGCGCCTGGCCAAGCTCGTCACCCGCGCGGCGCACGCGGTGGAGGAAGCCCGCTGCACGATGGATGCGGCGATCCGCTTCGTCGACTGGCTCGCACCGCTGCTGCGCCGCGAAAGCTATCTCGCGCTGCTGGTGGAGCGCCCCGAGGTCGAGAACCGGCTGCTGCGCCTGCTGGGCCTCGCGCGCTGGCCGATGCGCTACCTGATGCTGCATCCGGGCGTCATCGACGAGCTTGCCGACGAGCGCCTGCTGCACGGCCGCTTCGACCGCGGCGAGTACATCTTCGACCTGGACGCACGCCACCAGGCCTGGGAGCGCTCGGGCCAGGCCGACGAGGAATCGCTGCTCGACACCCTGCGCCGCGCCCACCACGCCGAGGTGTTCCGCACGCTGGTTCGCGACGTCGAGGGTCACATCACGGTGGAACAGGTGGCCGACGACCTGTCGGCGCTGGCCGATGCGACGCTGGAGTGCGCCCTGCGCTGGTCGTGGATGCACTTCAAGCAGCGTCATCGCGAAGAGCCCCGCTTCTCGGTCATCGCCTACGGCAAGCTGGGCGGCAAGGAGCTTGGCTACGGCAGTGACCTCGACGTGGTGTTCCTCTACGACGACGAGGACGAGCGTGCTCCGGAGGTATACGGCGCCTTCGTGCGCAAGCTGATCAACTGGCTCACGCTGCGCACGGCGGCGGGCGAGCTGTTCGACATCGACACCGCGCTGCGCCCCAACGGGAATTCCGGCTTGCTGGTCGCATCGATGCAGAGCTATGAGCGCTATCAGACCGGCCGCGGCAGCAACACCGCCTGGACCTGGGAACACCAGGCGCTCACGCGGGCGCGCTTCTGCGCCGGCTGGACCGACATCGCGCCGCGCTTCGAGGCGGTGCGCCGCACCGTTCTGAGCGCTCCGCGCGATGCGCAGTCGCTGCGCGAAGAGGTGCAGGCGATGCGCGAAAAGGTGAGGGCCGCCCATCCGGTGAAGGACGGCCTGTTCGACGTCAAGCACAGCGCCGGCGGCATGATGGACGTCGAGTTCGCGGTGCAATACCTGGTGCTGGCGCACAGCGCCATTCACGGCGAGCTGCTCGACAACGTCGGCAACATCGCGCTGCTGCAGCGCGCCGAAGCAGGGGGCCTGCTGCCGCAGGGCATGGGTGTCGCGGCCGCAAACGCCTACCGCGAACTGCGCCGAGCGCAGCACCGTGCGCGCCTGGACGAGCAGCCCACGCAGGTCGCGCCGCAGACACTGGCCGCGCACCGTGATGCGGTGCTGGCGTTGTGGCGGACGGTGTTTGGCTGA